A window of Streptomyces sp. SAI-127 contains these coding sequences:
- a CDS encoding sugar phosphate isomerase/epimerase family protein: MTDLSRFSINQMTVKQLSLPELVESCGQLGVVNVGLWREPVQTYGVEATAKLVRDAGLTVTTLCRGGFFTAIDPDERAAALDDNRRAVDEAATLGTDTLVLVSGGLPAGSKDLHGARERIADALSVLGPYAEEHGVKLAIEPLHPMYASDRCVVSTLTQALDLAERFPARQVGVTVDTYHIWWDDNAPAQIARAGAGGRIHTFQLADWTTPLPEGVLNGRGQIGDGSIDMREWQRYVEAAGYTGAIEVELFNDALWARDGREVLAETAERFVAHTV; encoded by the coding sequence GTGACCGACCTGTCCCGCTTCTCCATCAACCAGATGACGGTCAAGCAGCTGTCGCTGCCGGAACTGGTCGAATCCTGCGGCCAGTTGGGCGTCGTCAACGTCGGCCTGTGGCGCGAGCCCGTCCAGACGTACGGCGTCGAGGCGACGGCCAAGCTGGTCCGTGACGCGGGTCTGACCGTCACCACGCTGTGCCGCGGCGGCTTCTTCACGGCGATCGACCCGGACGAGCGGGCCGCGGCGCTGGACGACAACCGGCGCGCGGTCGACGAGGCGGCGACGCTGGGCACCGACACCCTGGTGCTGGTCTCCGGCGGTCTCCCGGCCGGTTCCAAGGACCTGCACGGCGCCCGCGAACGCATCGCGGACGCCCTGTCCGTCCTGGGCCCGTACGCCGAGGAGCACGGGGTGAAGCTGGCCATCGAGCCCCTGCACCCCATGTACGCCTCGGACCGCTGTGTGGTCTCGACGCTCACCCAGGCCCTCGACCTGGCGGAGCGCTTCCCCGCCCGGCAGGTCGGCGTCACGGTGGACACGTACCACATCTGGTGGGACGACAACGCGCCCGCACAGATCGCCCGCGCGGGCGCCGGCGGCCGTATCCACACCTTCCAGCTCGCGGACTGGACGACCCCGCTGCCGGAGGGCGTCCTCAACGGCCGCGGCCAGATCGGCGACGGCTCGATCGACATGCGGGAGTGGCAGCGATACGTCGAGGCGGCCGGGTACACGGGCGCGATCGAGGTCGAACTGTTCAACGACGCGCTGTGGGCCCGCGACGGCCGCGAGGTGCTCGCCGAGACCGCCGAACGGTTCGTGGCCCACACCGTGTGA
- a CDS encoding DUF1963 domain-containing protein, which produces MTPVTPEEMRARLRPFRDKALARGIPVEDVERWMDTARPCATLAAGGDGPVVGRFGGPLLLPVGMPHPFYPFVASIDFAALPADATDLPLPPDGRLLLFAYPEDFGDLTDMGNVVYVPAGAAVEERDKEGWAWFENDDEYQEVFAQFPQETLRAAVDVSLPYHYWVEIPEEPRWVPLPGHPRSEELAAVWAETHDDIASSGRLQLGGYADQEAVDTDPVGTAMTCALREAAAGRREPVSDDLADWVLLAEWNPWIDGLEGATVHWSIQRADLAARRFDRAFTTVFRNP; this is translated from the coding sequence ATGACTCCTGTGACTCCTGAGGAAATGCGGGCCAGGTTACGTCCCTTCCGTGACAAGGCGCTCGCGCGAGGGATCCCCGTCGAGGACGTGGAGCGGTGGATGGACACCGCCCGGCCCTGCGCGACGCTGGCGGCGGGCGGGGACGGGCCGGTCGTGGGGCGGTTCGGGGGGCCGCTGCTGCTGCCGGTCGGCATGCCACATCCCTTTTATCCCTTCGTCGCCTCCATCGATTTCGCCGCCCTGCCCGCGGACGCGACGGATCTTCCCCTGCCGCCCGACGGCCGGCTGCTGCTGTTCGCCTATCCCGAGGACTTCGGCGACCTGACCGACATGGGGAACGTGGTGTACGTCCCCGCGGGGGCCGCCGTGGAGGAGCGGGACAAGGAGGGCTGGGCCTGGTTCGAGAACGACGACGAGTACCAGGAGGTCTTCGCGCAGTTCCCGCAGGAGACGCTCAGGGCGGCGGTCGACGTCTCGCTGCCGTACCACTACTGGGTCGAGATACCCGAGGAGCCCCGCTGGGTACCGCTCCCCGGGCATCCGCGCTCGGAGGAACTGGCCGCGGTGTGGGCCGAGACCCACGACGACATCGCCTCCTCGGGGCGGCTCCAGCTCGGCGGGTACGCCGACCAGGAGGCGGTCGACACCGACCCCGTCGGGACGGCGATGACCTGCGCGCTGAGGGAGGCGGCAGCGGGCCGTCGCGAGCCGGTGTCGGACGACCTCGCGGACTGGGTGCTGCTCGCCGAGTGGAATCCCTGGATCGACGGCTTGGAGGGCGCCACCGTGCACTGGTCGATCCAGCGCGCGGACCTGGCGGCACGGCGCTTCGACCGCGCGTTCACGACGGTCTTCCGGAATCCCTAG
- the rbsD gene encoding D-ribose pyranase codes for MKKAGILNRHLSGALAELGHGDGVLVCDAGMPIPDGPRVVDLAFRAGVPSFAEVLDGLLAELVVEGGTAAAEVRGANPAAAELLDTRFPELHLVSHEKLKELSTGARLVVRTGEARPYANVLLRCGVFF; via the coding sequence GTGAAGAAGGCCGGAATCCTGAACCGTCATCTCTCCGGCGCGCTCGCCGAACTGGGGCACGGGGACGGGGTGCTGGTCTGCGACGCCGGGATGCCGATCCCCGACGGGCCTCGCGTGGTCGACCTGGCCTTCAGGGCCGGGGTGCCGTCCTTCGCGGAGGTCCTCGACGGGCTGCTCGCGGAGCTGGTCGTGGAAGGGGGGACGGCGGCGGCGGAGGTGCGGGGCGCCAATCCCGCGGCCGCGGAGCTGCTGGACACCCGCTTCCCCGAGCTGCACCTGGTCTCCCACGAGAAGCTCAAGGAGCTGTCGACGGGCGCGCGGCTGGTCGTGCGCACGGGTGAGGCACGGCCGTACGCCAATGTGCTCCTCAGGTGCGGGGTGTTCTTCTGA
- a CDS encoding substrate-binding domain-containing protein has protein sequence MATDTLKSTSSADSATGGLRRLLLDNGALTALIVLVVAMSALSGDFLTTDNLLNVGVQAAVTAILAFGVTFVIVSAGIDLSVGSVAALSATVLAWSATSHGVPVFIAVLLAVVTGIAAGLVNGFLIAYGKLPPFIATLAMLSVARGLSLVISEGSPIAFPDSVSHLGDTLGGWLPVPVLVMVVMGLLAAFVLGRTYIGRSMYAIGGNEEAARLSGLRVKKQKLAIYAMSGVFAAVAGVVLAARLSSAQPQAADGYELDAIAAVVIGGASLAGGTGKASGTLIGALILAVLRNGLNLLNVSAFWQQVVIGVVIALAVLLDTLRRKAGATPVTGASQGGKGRQAATYGLAAVVTVAIVGATSFLHNGSSSTANPKVGLSLSTLNNPFFVQIRSGAQAEAEKLGVDLTVTDAQNDASQQANQLQNFTSSSLGAIIVNPVDSDAASNSVKAADKAKIPVIAVDRGVNKASVDALVASDNVAGGELAAKTIGEKLGGKGKIVILQGQAGTSAARERAEGFAQGLKAYPGIQVVAQQPADFDRTKGLDVMSNLLQAHPDVQGVIAANDEMALGAIKALGSKAGTSVSVVGFDGTPDGLNAVKDGTLYASVAQQPSQLGKIAVDNALKALEGKKVEETIKVPVKVVTKQNVAGFTG, from the coding sequence GTGGCCACTGACACGCTCAAGAGCACATCGAGCGCTGATAGCGCCACCGGCGGCCTGCGCCGGCTGCTCCTCGACAACGGCGCGCTGACCGCGCTGATCGTCCTCGTCGTCGCCATGTCGGCGCTGTCGGGCGACTTCCTCACCACCGACAACCTGCTCAACGTCGGCGTCCAGGCGGCCGTGACCGCCATCCTCGCCTTCGGCGTGACCTTCGTGATCGTCTCGGCGGGCATCGACCTGTCGGTGGGCTCGGTGGCGGCCCTGTCGGCCACCGTCCTCGCGTGGAGCGCGACGTCACACGGGGTGCCGGTGTTCATAGCGGTCCTGCTGGCCGTCGTGACCGGCATCGCCGCCGGTCTCGTCAACGGCTTCCTGATCGCGTACGGCAAACTCCCCCCGTTCATCGCGACCTTGGCGATGCTCTCGGTGGCCCGCGGTCTGTCGTTGGTGATCTCCGAGGGCTCCCCGATCGCCTTCCCCGACTCGGTCTCGCACCTCGGGGACACGCTGGGCGGCTGGCTGCCGGTGCCCGTGCTCGTCATGGTCGTCATGGGGCTCCTCGCGGCCTTCGTGCTCGGACGGACGTACATCGGCCGCTCGATGTACGCGATCGGCGGCAACGAGGAGGCGGCCCGGCTCTCCGGCCTCCGGGTGAAGAAGCAGAAGCTCGCCATCTACGCGATGTCCGGTGTGTTCGCCGCCGTCGCGGGTGTCGTGCTCGCCGCCCGGCTGTCCTCCGCGCAGCCGCAGGCCGCCGACGGCTACGAGCTGGACGCGATCGCCGCGGTCGTCATCGGCGGTGCCTCGCTGGCCGGTGGCACCGGCAAGGCGTCCGGGACGCTGATCGGCGCGCTGATCCTGGCGGTGCTGCGCAACGGCCTCAACCTGCTGAACGTGTCCGCGTTCTGGCAGCAGGTCGTCATCGGTGTCGTCATCGCGCTGGCCGTGCTGCTCGACACCCTGCGCCGCAAGGCCGGGGCGACGCCGGTGACCGGTGCCTCGCAGGGCGGCAAGGGGCGCCAGGCGGCGACGTACGGTCTGGCGGCCGTGGTCACGGTGGCGATCGTCGGCGCGACCTCCTTCCTGCACAACGGCTCGTCCTCGACGGCGAACCCGAAGGTGGGTCTGTCGCTGTCGACCCTCAACAACCCCTTCTTCGTGCAGATCCGGTCGGGCGCCCAGGCCGAGGCGGAGAAGCTGGGCGTGGACCTGACCGTCACGGACGCCCAGAACGACGCCTCCCAGCAGGCCAACCAGCTCCAGAACTTCACCAGTTCGAGCCTCGGCGCGATCATCGTCAACCCGGTGGACTCGGACGCGGCGAGCAACTCGGTGAAGGCCGCCGACAAGGCGAAGATCCCGGTCATCGCGGTGGACCGGGGCGTCAACAAGGCCTCCGTGGACGCGCTGGTCGCCTCCGACAACGTCGCCGGCGGAGAGCTCGCTGCCAAGACCATCGGCGAGAAGCTCGGCGGCAAGGGCAAGATCGTGATCCTGCAGGGCCAGGCGGGCACCTCGGCCGCCCGTGAGCGCGCCGAGGGGTTCGCCCAGGGTCTCAAGGCGTACCCGGGCATCCAGGTCGTCGCGCAGCAACCCGCCGACTTCGACCGCACCAAGGGGCTCGACGTGATGTCGAACCTGCTCCAGGCCCACCCGGACGTCCAGGGTGTCATCGCCGCCAACGACGAGATGGCACTCGGCGCGATCAAGGCGCTGGGCTCCAAGGCCGGCACGTCGGTCTCGGTGGTCGGCTTCGACGGCACACCGGACGGACTGAACGCGGTGAAGGACGGCACGCTGTACGCATCGGTGGCACAGCAGCCTTCCCAGCTGGGCAAGATCGCGGTGGACAACGCGCTGAAGGCCCTCGAGGGCAAGAAGGTCGAAGAGACGATCAAGGTGCCGGTGAAGGTGGTCACGAAGCAGAACGTGGCCGGTTTCACGGGCTGA
- a CDS encoding sugar ABC transporter ATP-binding protein, with the protein MSNEDELLRIEGIRKSFPGVVALDGVDFDLRRGEVHVLLGENGAGKSTLIKMLSGAYHPDEGRVLVDGREVHIRGAQDAERLGIATIYQEFNLVPDLTVAENIFLGRQPRRLGMIDRKTMEADAEVLLKRVGVNVSPRARVRELGIARLQMVEIAKALSLNARVLIMDEPTAVLTSEEVDKLFAIVRKLREDGVGIVFITHHLEEIAALGDRVTVIRDGKSVGQVPASTSEDELVRLMVGRSIEQQYPRERGDTGAALLKVEGLTRDGVFHDIGFEVHAGEVVGIAGLVGAGRTEVVRAVFGADPYDRGAVQVSGAPLKGHDVGAAMAAGIGLIPEDRKGQGLVLDQSVEENLGLVTMRAATRVGLVDLKGQREAATRIAEQLGVRMAGLHQHVRTLSGGNQQKVVIGKWLLADTKVLILDEPTRGIDVGAKVEIYQLINELTAAGAAVLMISSDLPEVLGMSDRVLVMAQGRIAGELAADEATQDSVMALAVSNPTTDKEAARGH; encoded by the coding sequence GTGAGCAACGAGGACGAGTTGCTGCGCATCGAGGGCATACGCAAGTCCTTCCCCGGCGTGGTCGCGCTCGACGGCGTCGACTTCGACCTGCGCCGGGGCGAGGTGCACGTACTGCTCGGCGAGAACGGCGCCGGCAAGAGCACGCTGATCAAGATGCTGTCGGGCGCCTACCACCCCGACGAGGGCCGCGTGCTGGTGGACGGCCGGGAGGTGCACATCCGCGGGGCGCAGGACGCCGAGCGGCTGGGTATCGCCACCATCTACCAGGAGTTCAACCTCGTCCCCGATCTGACGGTCGCCGAGAACATCTTCCTGGGCCGGCAGCCACGCCGCCTCGGGATGATCGACCGCAAGACCATGGAGGCCGACGCCGAGGTGCTGCTCAAGCGCGTCGGGGTCAACGTGTCGCCACGCGCGCGTGTGCGTGAACTCGGCATCGCCCGGCTCCAGATGGTCGAGATCGCCAAGGCGCTGAGCCTGAACGCGCGCGTGCTGATCATGGACGAGCCGACGGCCGTGCTCACCTCCGAGGAGGTCGACAAGCTCTTCGCGATCGTGCGCAAGCTGCGCGAGGACGGGGTCGGGATCGTCTTCATCACCCACCACCTGGAGGAGATCGCCGCCCTGGGCGACCGGGTCACGGTCATCCGGGACGGGAAGTCGGTCGGGCAGGTGCCTGCCTCCACGTCCGAGGACGAACTCGTACGCCTGATGGTGGGGCGGTCGATCGAGCAGCAGTACCCGCGCGAGCGCGGTGACACCGGAGCGGCCCTGCTGAAGGTCGAGGGGCTCACCCGCGACGGCGTCTTCCACGACATCGGCTTCGAAGTGCACGCCGGAGAGGTCGTCGGCATCGCCGGGCTGGTCGGAGCGGGCCGTACCGAGGTGGTGCGGGCCGTGTTCGGCGCGGACCCGTACGACAGGGGGGCCGTGCAGGTCTCCGGGGCGCCCCTCAAGGGACATGACGTGGGCGCCGCCATGGCGGCCGGGATCGGTCTGATCCCCGAGGACCGCAAGGGCCAGGGTCTGGTGCTCGACCAGTCGGTCGAGGAGAACCTGGGGCTGGTGACCATGCGGGCCGCCACGCGCGTGGGGCTCGTCGACCTCAAGGGGCAGCGGGAGGCCGCCACGCGGATCGCCGAGCAGCTCGGGGTGCGCATGGCGGGCCTGCACCAGCACGTCCGGACGCTGTCCGGCGGCAACCAGCAGAAGGTCGTCATCGGCAAGTGGCTGCTCGCCGACACCAAGGTGCTGATCCTCGACGAGCCCACGCGCGGGATCGACGTCGGCGCCAAGGTCGAGATCTACCAGCTCATCAACGAACTCACCGCGGCCGGTGCCGCCGTCCTCATGATCTCCAGCGATCTGCCCGAGGTGCTCGGCATGAGCGACCGGGTGCTGGTGATGGCCCAGGGCCGGATCGCCGGCGAACTGGCCGCCGACGAGGCCACGCAGGACTCCGTGATGGCACTCGCCGTCAGCAACCCCACGACCGACAAGGAGGCCGCTCGTGGCCACTGA
- a CDS encoding LacI family DNA-binding transcriptional regulator, with amino-acid sequence MASIKDVAAEAGVSVATVSRVLNDHPSVSADARTRVLAAVETLGYRPNAVARSLRTDQTHTLGLVISDVMNPYFTELARSVEEEARALGYSVIIGNADERPDLQDHHVRNLLDRRIDGLLVSPTDGGSPLMLEAVRAGTPMVFVDRWMPGVAVPVVRSDGRAAVRDLVAHLHGLGHRRLAIIAGPAATTTGQERVAAFREALQAYGLDLPDAYIGQGDFQAESGRRVTEGFLDLPEPPEVVFAADNLMALGALDAVRARGLRVPQDIALAAFDDIPWFVHTDPPITAIAQPTGELGRAAVRALVDRIEGRPPESVTLPARLVVRRSCGEPTPKNVAVNPGTNRSES; translated from the coding sequence ATGGCGAGCATCAAGGATGTCGCTGCCGAGGCGGGGGTCTCCGTCGCCACGGTGTCGCGGGTCCTGAACGACCATCCGTCGGTCAGCGCGGACGCACGCACGCGCGTGCTGGCCGCCGTGGAAACGCTGGGCTACCGCCCGAACGCCGTCGCCCGCTCCCTGCGCACCGACCAGACCCACACCCTCGGCCTGGTCATCAGCGACGTCATGAACCCCTACTTCACCGAGCTGGCCCGCTCCGTCGAGGAGGAGGCCCGCGCGCTGGGGTACAGCGTGATCATCGGCAACGCCGACGAGCGGCCCGACCTCCAGGATCATCACGTACGGAACCTGCTCGACCGGCGGATCGACGGACTCCTGGTCTCCCCCACCGACGGCGGCTCCCCCTTGATGCTGGAAGCCGTGCGCGCGGGGACGCCGATGGTCTTCGTGGACCGGTGGATGCCGGGCGTGGCCGTGCCGGTCGTCAGGTCCGACGGGCGGGCCGCCGTACGCGATCTCGTCGCCCATCTGCACGGGCTGGGGCACCGCAGGCTCGCCATCATCGCGGGCCCGGCGGCGACCACCACCGGCCAGGAGCGCGTCGCGGCCTTCCGGGAGGCCCTCCAGGCGTACGGCCTCGATCTGCCCGACGCCTACATAGGGCAGGGCGACTTCCAGGCCGAGAGCGGGCGGCGGGTCACCGAGGGCTTCCTCGATCTGCCCGAGCCGCCCGAGGTCGTCTTCGCGGCGGACAACCTGATGGCGCTCGGCGCGCTGGACGCCGTACGCGCGCGTGGGCTGCGCGTACCGCAGGACATCGCCCTGGCCGCGTTCGACGACATCCCGTGGTTCGTGCACACCGATCCGCCGATCACCGCGATCGCCCAGCCCACGGGCGAGCTGGGGCGGGCCGCGGTGCGCGCGCTCGTCGACCGCATCGAGGGGCGGCCCCCCGAGTCGGTCACCCTCCCCGCCCGTCTCGTCGTCCGCCGCTCCTGCGGCGAACCCACCCCGAAGAACGTCGCAGTGAACCCAGGAACGAACAGGAGCGAGTCGTGA
- a CDS encoding ATP-dependent RecD-like DNA helicase: protein MSNQAGASTGERRLAVLEGVLERITYANEDNGYTVARVDTGRGGGDLLTVVGALLGAQVGESLRMEGRWGSHPQYGKQFTVENYTTVLPATVQGIRRYLGSGLVKGIGPVFADRITQHFGMDTLQVIEEEPKRLIEVPGLGPKRTKKIADAWEEQKAIKEVMLFLQSVEVSTSVAVRIYKKYGDASISVVKNQPYRLASDVWGIGFLTADKIAQSVGIPHDSPERVKAGLQYALSQSADQGHCYLPEEQLIADAVKLLQVDTGLVIECLAELALPDEDSGDPGVVREKVPGSEPGSEPVTAIYLVPFHRAELSLSAQLLRLLRTDQDRMPAFHDVAWDKALGWLKSRTGVELAPEQEAAVRLALTKKVAVLTGGPGCGKSFTVRSIVELARAKKAKVVLAAPTGRAAKRLAELTGADASTVHRLLELKPGGDAAYDKDRPLDADLVVVDEASMLDLLLANKLVKAVPPGAHLLFVGDVDQLPSVGAGEVLRDLLADGGPVPAVRLTRVFRQAQQSGVVTNAHRINAGQHPVTDGMKDFFLFVEDDTEEVGRLTVDVAARRIPAKFGLDPRRDVQVLAPMHRGPAGAGTLNGLLQQAITPARPDLAEKRFGGRVFRVGDKVTQIRNNYEKGTNGVFNGTVGVVTSLDPVDQRLTVLTDEDEEVPYEFDELDELAHAYAVTIHRSQGSEYPAVVIPVTTSAWMMLQRNLLYTAVTRAKKLVVLVGSRKAIGQAVRTVSAGRRCTALDFRLSGL from the coding sequence ATGTCCAATCAGGCGGGGGCCTCCACGGGTGAACGACGACTGGCCGTACTCGAAGGCGTGCTCGAACGCATCACGTACGCGAACGAGGACAACGGTTACACGGTCGCCCGCGTCGACACCGGCAGGGGCGGCGGCGACCTCCTCACCGTCGTCGGCGCGCTGCTCGGTGCCCAGGTGGGGGAGTCCCTGCGGATGGAGGGCCGCTGGGGCTCCCATCCGCAGTACGGCAAGCAGTTCACCGTTGAGAACTACACGACCGTCCTGCCGGCCACCGTCCAGGGCATCCGCCGCTATCTGGGCTCCGGGCTGGTCAAGGGCATCGGCCCCGTCTTCGCCGACCGCATCACCCAGCACTTCGGCATGGACACCCTGCAGGTCATCGAGGAGGAGCCGAAGCGGCTCATCGAGGTCCCCGGGCTCGGCCCCAAGCGCACCAAGAAGATCGCCGACGCCTGGGAGGAGCAGAAGGCGATCAAGGAGGTCATGCTCTTCCTCCAGAGCGTCGAGGTGTCCACCTCCGTCGCCGTGCGCATCTACAAGAAGTACGGCGACGCCTCGATCTCGGTCGTGAAGAACCAGCCCTACCGGCTCGCCTCCGACGTCTGGGGAATCGGCTTCCTCACCGCCGACAAGATCGCCCAGTCCGTCGGCATCCCCCACGACAGCCCGGAGCGCGTCAAGGCTGGCCTGCAGTACGCCCTTTCGCAGTCCGCCGACCAGGGGCACTGCTACCTCCCCGAGGAACAGCTGATCGCCGACGCGGTGAAACTCCTCCAGGTCGACACCGGCCTGGTCATCGAGTGCCTCGCCGAACTCGCCCTGCCCGACGAGGACTCCGGCGACCCGGGTGTCGTACGGGAGAAGGTGCCCGGCTCGGAGCCGGGATCCGAGCCCGTCACCGCCATCTACCTCGTCCCCTTCCACCGCGCCGAACTCTCCCTCTCCGCCCAGCTGTTGCGGCTCCTGCGTACCGACCAGGACCGTATGCCGGCCTTCCACGACGTGGCCTGGGACAAGGCGCTGGGCTGGCTGAAGTCCCGTACCGGAGTGGAGCTCGCGCCCGAGCAGGAGGCGGCCGTGAGGCTCGCGCTGACCAAGAAGGTCGCCGTCCTCACCGGCGGCCCGGGCTGCGGCAAGTCCTTCACCGTCCGCTCGATCGTGGAGCTGGCCCGCGCCAAGAAGGCCAAGGTCGTCCTCGCCGCCCCGACCGGCCGGGCCGCCAAGCGCCTCGCCGAACTCACCGGTGCCGACGCCTCCACCGTCCACCGCCTGCTGGAGCTGAAGCCCGGCGGCGACGCGGCCTACGACAAGGACCGCCCGCTCGACGCCGACCTGGTGGTGGTCGACGAGGCCTCCATGCTGGACCTGCTGCTCGCCAACAAGCTGGTGAAGGCCGTTCCTCCGGGCGCGCACCTGCTGTTCGTCGGGGACGTCGACCAACTGCCCAGCGTCGGCGCGGGGGAGGTCCTGCGGGATCTGCTCGCCGACGGCGGCCCGGTCCCCGCCGTGCGCCTCACGCGCGTGTTCCGGCAGGCCCAGCAGTCCGGTGTCGTGACCAACGCCCACCGCATCAACGCCGGGCAGCACCCCGTCACCGACGGCATGAAGGACTTCTTCCTCTTCGTCGAGGACGACACAGAGGAGGTCGGCCGGCTCACGGTGGATGTGGCAGCCCGTCGGATTCCGGCCAAATTCGGCCTCGACCCGCGCCGGGACGTCCAGGTGCTCGCGCCCATGCACCGAGGTCCCGCGGGCGCAGGCACTCTCAACGGTCTGCTTCAGCAGGCCATCACCCCGGCCCGTCCCGACCTCGCGGAGAAGCGGTTCGGCGGCCGGGTCTTCCGGGTCGGCGACAAGGTCACCCAGATTCGCAACAATTACGAGAAGGGCACCAACGGTGTCTTCAACGGCACCGTGGGCGTGGTCACCTCGCTCGACCCGGTCGACCAGCGCCTCACCGTGCTGACGGACGAGGACGAGGAGGTGCCGTACGAGTTCGACGAACTGGACGAACTGGCCCACGCGTACGCGGTGACCATCCACCGTTCACAGGGCAGCGAGTATCCCGCCGTGGTGATCCCGGTCACCACCAGCGCCTGGATGATGCTTCAGCGGAATTTGCTGTACACGGCGGTCACGCGGGCGAAGAAGCTGGTCGTCCTCGTCGGTTCGCGCAAGGCGATCGGTCAGGCGGTGCGCACGGTCTCGGCGGGGCGGCGCTGCACGGCGCTCGACTTCCGGCTCTCGGGCCTGTGA
- a CDS encoding citrate synthase, translating into MSDNSVVVRYGDGEYTYPVIDSTVGDKGFDIGKLRAQTGLVTLDSGYGNTAAYKSAITYLDGEAGILRYRGYPIEQLAERSTFLEVAYLLINGELPSVDELSVFKNDITQHTLLHEDVKNFYRGFPRDAHPMAMLSSVVSALSTFYQDSHNPFDEKQRNLSTIRLLAKLPTIAAYAYKKSIGHPFVYPRNDLGYVENFLRMTFSVPAQEYEPDPVVVSALDKLLILHADHEQNCSTSTVRLVGSSQANMFASISAGINALWGPLHGGANQSVLEMLEGIQASGGDVDSFIRKVKNKEDGVRLMGFGHRVYKNFDPRAKIIKAAAHDVLSALGKSDELLDIALKLEEHALSDDYFVSRSLYPNVDFYTGLIYRAMGFPTEMFTVLFALGRLPGWIAQWHEMIKEPGSRIGRPRQIYTGVVERDFIPVEER; encoded by the coding sequence GTGAGCGACAACTCTGTAGTAGTGCGGTACGGCGATGGCGAGTACACCTACCCGGTGATCGACAGCACCGTCGGCGACAAGGGCTTCGACATCGGAAAGCTCCGCGCCCAGACCGGTCTGGTCACCCTGGACAGCGGCTACGGCAACACCGCCGCCTATAAATCCGCCATCACCTACCTCGACGGCGAGGCCGGGATCCTCCGGTACCGCGGCTATCCGATCGAGCAGCTGGCCGAGCGCTCCACGTTCCTGGAGGTCGCCTACCTCCTGATCAATGGTGAGCTTCCGTCCGTCGACGAGCTCTCGGTGTTCAAGAACGACATCACGCAGCACACCCTGCTGCACGAGGACGTCAAGAACTTCTACCGTGGCTTCCCGCGCGACGCCCACCCGATGGCCATGCTGTCGTCGGTCGTCTCCGCGCTGTCCACGTTCTACCAGGACAGCCACAACCCCTTCGACGAGAAGCAGCGCAACCTCTCGACGATCCGGCTCCTTGCCAAGCTTCCGACGATCGCGGCGTACGCGTACAAGAAGTCGATCGGTCACCCGTTCGTCTACCCGCGCAACGACCTCGGTTACGTCGAGAACTTCCTGCGCATGACCTTCTCGGTCCCGGCGCAGGAGTACGAGCCCGACCCGGTCGTGGTCTCCGCCCTCGACAAGCTGCTCATCCTGCACGCCGACCACGAGCAGAACTGCTCGACCTCCACGGTCCGCCTCGTCGGCTCGTCCCAGGCGAACATGTTCGCGTCGATCTCCGCCGGCATCAACGCCCTGTGGGGCCCGCTGCACGGCGGTGCCAACCAGTCCGTCCTGGAGATGCTCGAGGGCATCCAGGCCAGCGGCGGCGATGTCGACTCCTTCATCCGCAAGGTGAAGAACAAGGAGGACGGCGTCCGGCTGATGGGCTTCGGCCACCGGGTCTACAAGAACTTCGACCCGCGCGCGAAGATCATCAAGGCCGCCGCGCACGACGTCCTCTCGGCCCTCGGCAAGTCCGACGAGCTGCTGGACATCGCGCTCAAGCTGGAGGAGCACGCGCTCTCCGACGACTACTTCGTCTCGCGCAGCCTCTACCCGAACGTCGACTTCTACACCGGCCTGATCTACCGCGCCATGGGCTTCCCGACCGAGATGTTCACGGTCCTGTTCGCCCTCGGCCGCCTTCCGGGCTGGATCGCCCAGTGGCACGAGATGATCAAGGAGCCCGGCTCCCGCATCGGCCGCCCGCGCCAGATCTACACGGGCGTGGTCGAGCGCGACTTCATCCCGGTGGAAGAGCGCTGA